In Pseudomonas oryzicola, one DNA window encodes the following:
- a CDS encoding Rnf-Nqr domain containing protein, which yields MSDYLLVLISAALVNHLCLSQTPGPGLHLHVHGFACALCIALGAIGAKLAMPLLAEGLELFLLLPWLALLAWGVPWLLTRWQPSWPVAQLPALLLSNAAVLGLALQQASDQYTGFATLRQGLLAGGSFWLALALFADLRQRCTHADIPGVLRGLPIELLGAGVMAMAFSGLNGLFSQ from the coding sequence ATGAGCGATTACCTTCTGGTCCTGATCAGTGCGGCGCTGGTCAATCACCTGTGCCTGTCGCAAACGCCGGGCCCCGGGCTGCACCTGCATGTGCATGGCTTTGCCTGCGCGCTGTGCATCGCACTGGGTGCGATCGGCGCAAAGCTGGCGATGCCCCTGCTGGCCGAAGGTCTTGAGCTGTTCCTGCTGCTGCCCTGGCTGGCACTGCTCGCCTGGGGTGTGCCGTGGCTGCTGACACGCTGGCAACCCAGCTGGCCAGTGGCGCAACTTCCAGCGCTGCTACTGAGCAACGCGGCGGTGCTCGGGTTGGCCCTGCAACAGGCAAGCGACCAATACACAGGGTTTGCCACCTTGCGGCAAGGGCTGCTGGCTGGCGGCAGCTTCTGGCTGGCGCTCGCCTTGTTCGCCGATTTGCGCCAGCGCTGCACCCATGCCGACATCCCCGGGGTGCTGCGCGGCCTGCCGATCGAGTTGCTCGGTGCCGGGGTGATGGCCATGGCATTTTCCGGCCTCAACGGGTTGTTCAGCCAATGA
- the metG gene encoding methionine--tRNA ligase yields MSEPRQILVTSALPYANGSIHLGHMLEYIQTDMWVRFQKLRGNQCIYVCADDAHGSAIMLRAEKEGITPEQLIANVQAEHSSDFADFLVDFDNFHSTHSEENRELSSLIYTRLREAGHIATRSVTQYFDPEKGMFLADRFIKGTCPKCAAEDQYGDNCEKCGATYAPTELKNPKSAISGATPVLRDSQHFFFKLPDFQAMLQQWTRSGTLQDAVANKLAEWLDSGLQEWDISRDAPYFGFEIPGEPGKYFYVWLDAPIGYMASFKNLCARRPELDFDAFWNEGSKAELYHFIGKDIVNFHALFWPAMLEGAGFRKPTAVNVHGYLTVNGAKMSKSRGTFIKARTYLDHLQPEYLRYYYAAKLGRGVDDLDLNLEDFVQKVNSDLVGKVVNIASRCAGFIHKGNAGVMVAGDAAPELSEAFLAAAPSIADAYEGRDFGRAMREIMALADRANAWIADKAPWSLAKQEGKQDEVQAICAQGINLFRQLVIFLKPVLPLLAADAEAFLNVAPLTWNDHQSRLENHQLNPFKALMSRIEPAKVEAMVAASKEDLLAAEAKAPVGNGELAKDPLSAEIEFDTFAAVDLRVALIVKAEAVPGADKLLQLTLDIGDECRNVFSGIKSAYPDPSKLEGRLTMMVANLKPRKMRFGVSEGMVMAAGPGGEEIYLLSPDSGAKPGQRIK; encoded by the coding sequence ATGTCCGAGCCACGTCAGATTCTCGTCACCAGCGCCTTGCCCTATGCCAACGGATCGATCCACCTTGGCCATATGCTCGAGTACATCCAGACAGACATGTGGGTCCGCTTCCAGAAGCTGCGTGGCAACCAGTGTATCTATGTGTGCGCCGACGATGCTCACGGTTCGGCCATCATGCTGCGCGCAGAGAAGGAAGGCATCACTCCGGAACAGCTGATCGCCAACGTCCAGGCCGAGCACAGCAGCGACTTCGCCGACTTCCTGGTGGACTTCGACAACTTCCACTCCACCCACAGCGAAGAGAACCGCGAGCTGTCGAGCCTGATCTACACGCGCCTGCGTGAAGCCGGGCACATCGCCACCCGCTCGGTGACCCAGTATTTCGACCCGGAAAAGGGCATGTTCCTCGCTGACCGGTTCATCAAGGGCACCTGCCCCAAGTGCGCCGCCGAAGACCAGTACGGCGACAACTGCGAAAAATGCGGCGCCACCTACGCGCCCACCGAGCTGAAGAACCCCAAGTCGGCCATCTCCGGCGCCACCCCGGTACTGCGCGATTCCCAGCACTTCTTCTTCAAGCTGCCGGACTTCCAGGCCATGCTGCAGCAGTGGACCCGCAGCGGCACGCTGCAGGACGCGGTGGCCAACAAGCTGGCCGAATGGCTGGACTCGGGCCTGCAGGAATGGGATATCTCCCGTGATGCGCCGTATTTCGGCTTCGAGATCCCGGGCGAGCCAGGCAAATACTTCTACGTATGGCTGGATGCGCCGATCGGCTACATGGCCAGCTTCAAGAACCTCTGCGCACGCCGCCCGGAGCTGGACTTCGATGCCTTCTGGAACGAGGGCTCCAAGGCCGAGCTGTACCACTTCATCGGCAAGGACATCGTCAACTTCCATGCCCTGTTCTGGCCGGCCATGCTCGAGGGCGCCGGCTTCCGCAAGCCGACTGCGGTCAACGTCCACGGCTACCTGACCGTGAACGGAGCCAAGATGTCCAAGTCGCGTGGCACCTTCATCAAGGCCCGCACCTACCTTGACCACCTGCAGCCCGAATACCTGCGTTACTACTACGCGGCCAAGCTGGGTCGTGGCGTCGATGACCTGGACCTGAACCTGGAAGACTTCGTGCAGAAGGTCAACTCGGACCTGGTCGGCAAGGTAGTCAACATCGCCAGCCGCTGCGCCGGTTTCATTCACAAGGGCAATGCAGGCGTGATGGTGGCCGGCGATGCCGCACCGGAGCTGAGCGAAGCCTTCCTGGCGGCCGCCCCATCAATCGCCGATGCCTATGAAGGGCGCGACTTCGGCCGTGCCATGCGCGAGATCATGGCACTGGCTGACCGCGCCAACGCCTGGATCGCCGACAAGGCACCATGGTCGCTGGCCAAACAGGAAGGCAAGCAGGACGAAGTACAGGCCATCTGTGCACAGGGCATCAACCTGTTCCGCCAGCTGGTCATTTTCCTCAAGCCGGTGCTGCCGCTGTTGGCTGCCGACGCCGAAGCCTTCCTCAATGTGGCCCCGCTGACCTGGAACGACCACCAGTCGCGTCTGGAGAATCACCAGCTGAACCCGTTCAAAGCGCTGATGAGCCGCATCGAACCGGCCAAGGTCGAAGCCATGGTCGCCGCCAGCAAGGAAGACCTGCTGGCCGCCGAAGCCAAGGCCCCGGTTGGCAACGGCGAGCTGGCCAAGGACCCGTTGTCGGCAGAAATCGAGTTCGATACCTTCGCGGCCGTCGACCTGCGCGTAGCACTGATCGTCAAGGCCGAAGCCGTGCCGGGTGCCGACAAGCTGCTGCAACTGACCCTGGACATCGGCGACGAGTGCCGCAACGTGTTCTCGGGCATCAAGTCGGCCTACCCTGACCCGTCCAAGCTGGAGGGTCGCCTGACCATGATGGTGGCCAACCTCAAGCCGCGGAAGATGCGCTTTGGGGTATCCGAGGGCATGGTCATGGCGGCCGGCCCTGGCGGGGAAGAGATCTACCTGCTGAGCCCGGACAGCGGTGCCAAGCCCGGCCAGCGCATCAAGTAA
- a CDS encoding PA3496 family putative envelope integrity protein — MSSDKDDLSIEDDFVAAEDEAEPPVESAKTNLSKRRTIDNMLEERRLQKQLADFDYDL; from the coding sequence ATGAGTAGCGATAAAGACGACCTGTCGATCGAAGATGATTTTGTTGCCGCAGAGGATGAAGCGGAGCCCCCTGTGGAAAGCGCAAAGACCAACCTCAGCAAACGCCGCACCATTGACAACATGCTGGAAGAAAGGCGCCTGCAGAAACAACTGGCCGATTTCGACTACGACCTGTAG
- the pdeM gene encoding ligase-associated DNA damage response endonuclease PdeM → MTDLLAIEHCGQQLWLLSDKAIYWPARRALLVADVHIGKAASYRALHQPVPRGTTAATLARLDALLAAHDCEQLIVLGDFLHARAARAPATLARLQAWRERHKTVKIVLIRGNHDRSAGDPPTSLGIEVLDEPWLLEPFALQHEPHAHPTHPVLAGHVHPVLVLRGKARQRLRLPCFLVDGQVSLLPAFGEFTGGWEITPTVTSRVFLAGAGRVWAL, encoded by the coding sequence ATGACCGACCTATTGGCCATCGAACACTGTGGCCAGCAGCTCTGGCTGCTTTCCGACAAGGCCATCTACTGGCCGGCACGCCGCGCCCTGCTGGTCGCCGACGTGCACATCGGCAAGGCGGCAAGCTATCGCGCCCTGCACCAGCCGGTACCACGCGGTACCACTGCCGCGACGCTGGCCCGCCTGGATGCCCTGTTGGCCGCGCATGATTGCGAGCAACTGATCGTTCTGGGCGACTTCCTGCATGCACGCGCGGCGCGAGCGCCAGCGACGCTGGCCAGGCTGCAGGCCTGGCGCGAACGGCACAAGACCGTGAAGATCGTGCTGATACGCGGCAATCATGATCGCAGCGCCGGCGATCCACCCACTTCTCTTGGCATCGAGGTACTGGACGAACCCTGGCTTCTGGAACCCTTCGCGCTACAGCACGAACCGCATGCTCATCCAACACACCCAGTGCTGGCCGGCCATGTCCACCCGGTCTTGGTCCTGCGCGGCAAGGCGCGACAGCGCCTGCGCCTGCCGTGCTTCCTGGTCGATGGCCAGGTCAGCCTGCTGCCGGCGTTCGGCGAGTTCACCGGGGGTTGGGAAATTACGCCTACGGTTACCAGCCGCGTCTTCCTGGCCGGTGCAGGGCGCGTCTGGGCGCTTTAG
- a CDS encoding NADH:quinone oxidoreductase produces MNRFYLLGASLVPLLGATRTLSEGATIGVCAVLMSGLHQLLLAPLRHRLATWALTLASLLLLAALASCLQLALLAWLLPLALALGHYPALLCLQCLATDHLLPNQGRWRLLARYLGALLASCLLLGASRQWLAEIAGLHLASLAPGALILLGLLWALYNRLRTGPAHPRRQGTT; encoded by the coding sequence ATGAATAGGTTTTATCTGCTTGGCGCAAGCCTGGTGCCGCTGTTGGGCGCCACCCGGACCCTGAGCGAAGGCGCTACCATTGGCGTGTGCGCGGTGCTGATGAGCGGCCTGCACCAGTTGCTGCTGGCGCCTCTACGCCACAGGCTTGCCACTTGGGCGCTCACACTGGCCAGCCTGCTGCTGCTGGCGGCGCTGGCCAGCTGCCTGCAACTGGCTCTGCTTGCCTGGCTGCTACCACTGGCGCTCGCCCTCGGCCACTACCCCGCGTTGCTATGCCTGCAATGCCTGGCCACTGACCACTTGCTACCCAACCAGGGGCGCTGGCGGCTGCTTGCCAGGTACCTTGGCGCACTGCTTGCCAGCTGCCTGTTGCTCGGCGCCAGCCGGCAATGGCTAGCCGAGATTGCCGGCCTGCACCTGGCCAGCCTGGCCCCCGGCGCCCTGATACTGCTCGGACTGCTGTGGGCCTTGTACAATCGCCTGCGTACAGGCCCTGCCCACCCACGTCGTCAAGGAACAACCTGA
- the dcd gene encoding dCTP deaminase, with protein MSIKSDKWIRRMAQEHGMIEPFVERQVRGEQDNRVISFGVSSYGYDVRCADEFKVFTNINSATVDPKNFDAGSFVDIKSDVCIIPPNSFALARTVEYFRIPRDVLTICLGKSTYARCGIIVNVTPLEPEWEGHVTLEFSNTTTLPAKIYANEGVAQMLFLQSDEECEVSYKDRGGKYQGQRGVTLPRT; from the coding sequence ATGAGCATCAAATCGGACAAGTGGATTCGCCGCATGGCGCAGGAACACGGCATGATCGAACCGTTCGTCGAGCGCCAGGTGCGCGGCGAGCAGGACAACCGGGTAATTTCCTTCGGCGTTTCCAGCTACGGCTACGACGTGCGCTGCGCCGATGAATTCAAGGTGTTCACCAACATCAACTCGGCCACCGTCGACCCAAAGAACTTCGACGCTGGTAGTTTCGTCGACATCAAGAGCGACGTCTGCATCATTCCGCCGAACTCCTTCGCCCTGGCGCGCACCGTCGAGTACTTCCGCATTCCGCGTGACGTGCTGACCATCTGCCTGGGTAAAAGCACTTACGCCCGTTGCGGCATCATCGTCAATGTCACCCCGCTCGAACCCGAATGGGAAGGCCACGTGACACTGGAGTTCTCCAACACCACCACGTTGCCGGCCAAGATCTACGCCAACGAAGGGGTGGCGCAGATGCTGTTCCTGCAGTCCGACGAAGAATGCGAAGTTTCGTACAAGGACCGTGGCGGGAAGTACCAGGGCCAGCGCGGCGTCACCCTGCCGCGTACCTGA
- a CDS encoding cold-shock protein has protein sequence MSNRQSGVVKWFNDEKGYGFITPQSGDDLFVHFKAIQADGFKTLKEGQAVTFVATRGQKGMQAEEVQIA, from the coding sequence ATGTCCAACCGTCAATCCGGTGTTGTTAAGTGGTTCAACGATGAGAAAGGCTACGGCTTCATCACCCCTCAGTCGGGCGATGACCTGTTCGTGCACTTCAAAGCCATCCAAGCTGACGGCTTCAAAACCCTGAAAGAAGGCCAGGCTGTTACTTTCGTCGCTACCCGCGGCCAGAAAGGCATGCAGGCTGAAGAAGTTCAGATCGCCTAA
- the apbC gene encoding iron-sulfur cluster carrier protein ApbC: protein MSAVTRAAVEGVLRQYTDPYLNQDPVSAGCVRAIDIQGGQVSVQLQLGYAAGLFKNGWAQVLQTAIGNLEGVSNAQVSIDCVVAAHKAQAQVPAMANVRNIIAVASGKGGVGKSTTAANLALALAREGARVGILDADIYGPSQGVMFGIAEGTRPQIREQKWFVPIKAHGVEVMSMAFLTDDNTPMVWRGPMVSGALLQLVTQTAWDDLDYLVIDMPPGTGDIQLTLAQKVPVAGSVIVTTPQDLALLDARKGVEMFRKVNIPVLGVVENMAVHICSNCGHAEHLFGEGGGEKLASQYGVDLLASLPLSMLIREQADNGKPTAIAEPESQIAMIYQELARQVGARIVLQEAAAPAMPSITISED from the coding sequence ATGAGTGCCGTCACCCGTGCCGCCGTCGAAGGCGTGCTTCGCCAGTACACCGACCCCTATCTGAACCAGGACCCGGTCAGCGCCGGCTGCGTGCGCGCTATCGATATCCAGGGCGGGCAGGTCAGCGTGCAGTTGCAGCTGGGTTATGCCGCAGGGCTGTTCAAGAACGGCTGGGCCCAGGTGCTGCAGACCGCCATCGGCAACCTTGAAGGCGTCAGCAATGCCCAGGTGTCGATCGATTGTGTGGTCGCTGCACACAAGGCCCAGGCCCAGGTGCCGGCCATGGCCAATGTCAGGAACATCATCGCCGTGGCCTCGGGCAAGGGCGGAGTGGGCAAGTCGACCACCGCGGCCAACCTGGCCCTGGCCTTGGCCCGCGAAGGTGCGCGGGTGGGTATTCTCGATGCCGATATCTATGGCCCCAGCCAGGGTGTGATGTTCGGTATTGCCGAAGGCACCCGCCCGCAGATCCGTGAACAGAAGTGGTTCGTACCGATCAAGGCCCATGGCGTGGAAGTGATGTCCATGGCGTTTCTCACCGACGACAACACGCCGATGGTCTGGCGGGGGCCGATGGTTTCCGGTGCGCTGCTGCAACTGGTGACCCAGACCGCCTGGGACGACCTCGACTACCTGGTGATCGACATGCCGCCGGGCACCGGTGATATCCAGCTGACCCTGGCGCAGAAGGTGCCGGTGGCAGGCTCGGTCATTGTCACTACTCCGCAGGATCTGGCCTTGCTGGATGCCAGGAAGGGCGTGGAGATGTTCCGCAAGGTCAACATCCCGGTCCTGGGGGTGGTGGAGAACATGGCCGTGCACATCTGCTCGAACTGCGGCCATGCCGAGCACCTGTTCGGTGAAGGCGGTGGCGAAAAGCTGGCGAGCCAGTATGGTGTCGACCTGCTGGCCTCGTTGCCGCTGTCGATGCTTATCCGTGAACAGGCCGACAATGGCAAGCCGACCGCGATCGCCGAGCCGGAAAGCCAGATCGCCATGATCTATCAGGAACTGGCCCGCCAGGTGGGCGCGCGGATCGTGCTGCAGGAAGCTGCTGCGCCGGCGATGCCTAGCATTACCATCAGCGAAGATTGA
- a CDS encoding RnfABCDGE type electron transport complex subunit D gives MSAKPDPRLRTSMGLVLLACVPGLLVLSWLHGWGLLLNLVLCASAAMLCEALLLRLRGQPPSPVLNDGSALVTAVLLAAALPTLAPWWLPVAAASIAIGIGKQAFGGVGRNLFNPAMVGYAFVLLSFPLQMNHWPGPAPGLLDSLQQVFAGGDQIDAWARPTLLDGLRHNRSLTIDELFASHPGFGSIGGQGSEWVNLAFLLGGLFLLQRRVISWHAPTGLLAGLLLFSLLGWNGSGSDSNGSPLLHLFSGSTMMAAFFIATEPVSGPRHERARLLFGVGAGLLIYLIRTWGSYPDGTAFAILLMNLLAPGLERLAAQRQQVAR, from the coding sequence ATGAGCGCCAAGCCCGACCCGCGGCTGCGCACCAGCATGGGCCTGGTGTTGCTGGCCTGCGTACCCGGCTTGCTGGTGCTGTCATGGCTACACGGCTGGGGATTACTGCTGAACCTGGTGCTGTGCGCCAGTGCTGCAATGCTGTGCGAAGCACTGCTGCTGCGGTTACGCGGGCAACCGCCGAGCCCCGTGCTGAACGACGGCAGCGCGCTGGTGACCGCCGTGCTGCTGGCCGCCGCCCTGCCCACTCTGGCGCCGTGGTGGCTACCGGTGGCCGCCGCCAGCATTGCCATCGGTATCGGCAAGCAGGCCTTCGGCGGAGTGGGACGCAACCTGTTCAACCCGGCCATGGTCGGTTATGCCTTCGTGCTGCTGAGCTTCCCGCTGCAGATGAACCATTGGCCGGGGCCTGCACCCGGCCTGCTCGACAGCCTGCAACAAGTCTTCGCCGGCGGCGACCAGATCGATGCCTGGGCCCGGCCGACACTGCTCGACGGCCTGCGCCACAACCGCAGCCTGACCATCGATGAGCTGTTCGCCAGCCACCCGGGCTTTGGCAGCATCGGCGGGCAGGGCAGCGAATGGGTGAACCTGGCGTTCCTGCTTGGCGGCCTGTTCCTGCTGCAGCGCAGGGTGATCAGCTGGCATGCGCCGACTGGCTTGCTGGCAGGCCTGTTGCTGTTCAGCCTGCTGGGCTGGAACGGATCGGGCTCGGACTCCAACGGCTCGCCCTTGCTGCACCTGTTTTCCGGCTCGACCATGATGGCCGCATTCTTCATTGCCACCGAACCGGTCTCCGGCCCCCGGCATGAGCGGGCCAGGCTGCTGTTCGGCGTAGGGGCGGGCTTGCTGATCTACCTGATCCGCACCTGGGGCAGCTATCCGGATGGCACGGCGTTCGCCATCCTGCTGATGAACCTTCTGGCGCCGGGGCTCGAGCGCCTGGCGGCGCAGCGCCAGCAGGTTGCCCGATGA
- a CDS encoding response regulator transcription factor — MNKVLIVDDHPVIRLAVRMLMERHGYDVVAETDNGVAALQLTRQHLPDIVVLDIGIPKLDGLEVIARMTTFSPGSKVLVLTSQAPGNFSMRCMQAGAAGYVCKQQELTELLSAIKAVLSGYSYFPNQALHVSRGKGGGSETDMVNRLSAREMTVLQQLARGRSNKEIADSMFLSNKTVSTYKSRLLLKLNARSLVDLIELAQRQGLS, encoded by the coding sequence ATGAATAAAGTGCTTATCGTGGATGATCATCCGGTCATACGCCTGGCCGTGCGCATGCTGATGGAGCGGCATGGTTATGACGTCGTGGCGGAAACCGACAACGGCGTGGCAGCGTTGCAACTGACACGGCAGCACCTGCCGGATATCGTGGTGCTGGATATCGGTATTCCGAAACTGGACGGCCTGGAGGTGATTGCCCGCATGACCACCTTCAGCCCCGGCAGCAAGGTGCTGGTACTGACGTCGCAGGCGCCTGGCAATTTCTCTATGCGTTGCATGCAGGCAGGGGCGGCAGGGTATGTGTGCAAGCAGCAGGAACTCACGGAACTGCTGAGCGCCATCAAGGCCGTATTGTCGGGCTACAGCTACTTCCCCAACCAGGCCCTGCATGTTTCACGTGGCAAGGGCGGGGGAAGCGAGACGGATATGGTCAACCGCCTCTCGGCACGCGAGATGACAGTGTTGCAACAGTTGGCGAGAGGGCGTTCGAACAAGGAAATTGCCGACAGCATGTTCCTCAGCAACAAGACGGTCAGTACCTACAAATCACGCCTGTTGCTCAAGCTCAATGCGCGGTCGCTGGTCGACCTGATCGAGCTGGCGCAACGTCAGGGGTTGAGCTGA
- the nth gene encoding endonuclease III has product MNAAKRLEIFRRLHEDNPEPKTELAYTTPFELLVAVTLSAQATDVGVNKATARLFPVANTPEAIHALGVEGLSEYIKTIGLYNSKAKNVIEACRLLIERHGGQVPQTREALEALPGVGRKTANVVLNTAFRQPTMAVDTHIFRVSNRTGIAPGKTVLEVEKKLIKFVPREYLLDAHHWLILHGRYVCQARKPRCGSCRIEDLCEYKHKTSDD; this is encoded by the coding sequence ATGAATGCCGCCAAACGCCTGGAGATCTTTCGCAGGTTGCACGAAGACAACCCCGAGCCGAAGACCGAACTGGCCTACACTACCCCGTTCGAACTGCTGGTCGCCGTGACCCTGTCCGCGCAAGCCACCGACGTGGGCGTCAACAAGGCTACCGCTCGCCTGTTTCCGGTCGCCAACACTCCCGAAGCCATCCATGCCCTGGGTGTCGAAGGCCTGAGCGAGTACATCAAGACCATCGGCCTGTATAACAGCAAGGCGAAAAACGTCATCGAGGCCTGTCGGCTGCTGATCGAGCGCCACGGCGGCCAGGTACCGCAGACCCGCGAAGCGCTGGAGGCACTGCCTGGCGTAGGCCGCAAAACCGCCAACGTGGTGCTGAACACCGCGTTTCGCCAACCGACCATGGCGGTGGATACCCATATCTTCCGGGTCAGCAACCGCACAGGCATCGCGCCGGGCAAGACCGTGCTGGAAGTGGAAAAAAAGCTGATCAAGTTCGTCCCCAGGGAGTACCTGCTCGACGCCCACCACTGGCTGATCCTGCACGGGCGCTATGTGTGCCAGGCCCGTAAGCCACGCTGCGGCAGCTGCCGGATCGAAGATCTGTGCGAGTACAAGCACAAGACTTCAGACGATTGA
- a CDS encoding RnfABCDGE type electron transport complex subunit G yields MNRLVRDTALLLVIAALAVSATLAWRHWTRPAIADAAKQLQSRQRLAVLPDGSYDNQPLDDPLPRPAAQRPNSRIVAAYRATLAGKPAAIILVTQAQGYAGPIALSVAIAKDGRLIGSQVIDQQESPGLGARLGDPQVNWLGQFANRQLGDHWALKRDQGDFDQLAGATVTSRAVISALQEALSYFDEQRSVLLEGTLHE; encoded by the coding sequence ATGAATCGCCTGGTTCGCGATACAGCGCTGTTGCTGGTGATTGCGGCACTGGCCGTGTCGGCTACTCTGGCCTGGCGGCACTGGACCCGCCCGGCCATCGCCGATGCCGCAAAACAACTGCAAAGCCGTCAGCGGCTGGCAGTGCTGCCCGACGGCAGCTACGACAACCAGCCACTCGACGATCCGCTGCCCAGGCCCGCCGCACAGCGACCGAACAGCCGCATCGTAGCCGCTTACCGGGCGACACTGGCAGGGAAACCGGCCGCCATCATTCTGGTTACCCAGGCCCAGGGCTATGCCGGCCCGATCGCGCTGAGCGTCGCCATTGCCAAAGACGGTCGACTGATCGGCAGCCAGGTAATCGATCAACAGGAAAGCCCCGGGCTGGGGGCACGCCTGGGTGATCCACAGGTGAACTGGTTAGGGCAATTTGCCAATCGACAGCTGGGCGACCACTGGGCGCTGAAACGTGACCAGGGCGACTTCGACCAGTTGGCCGGCGCCACCGTGACCTCACGTGCCGTGATCAGCGCACTGCAAGAGGCGCTCAGTTATTTCGACGAGCAGCGCAGCGTGCTGCTGGAGGGCACCCTGCATGAATAG